One stretch of Agelaius phoeniceus isolate bAgePho1 chromosome W unlocalized genomic scaffold, bAgePho1.hap1 SUPER_W_unloc_2, whole genome shotgun sequence DNA includes these proteins:
- the LOC143692615 gene encoding olfactory receptor 14J1-like produces the protein MSNSSSIRHFLLLALADTRQLQLLHFCLLLGISLAALLGNGLIISAVACGHHLHTPMFFFLLNLALADLGSICTTVPKAMHNSLWDTSNISYTGCAAQGFFFLFFISAELSLLTIMCYDRYVSICKPLHYGTLLGSRACAHMAAAAWASAFLNALMHTANTFSLPLSHGNALGQFFCEIPKILKLSCSKSYLRELGLLAVTVCLNFGCFVFIVFSYVQIFRAVLRIPSEQGRHKAFSTCLPHLAVVSLFLSTGIFSYLKPPSMSSPSLNLALSVLYSVVPPALNPLIYSLRNQELKAEVRRLMTGCFQEH, from the coding sequence atgtccaacagcagctccatcagacacttcctcctgctggcattggcagacacgcggcagctgcagctcctgcacttctgcctcttgctgggcatctccctggctgccctcctgggcaacggcctcatcatcagcgccgtagcctgcggccaccacctgcacacgcccatgttcttcttcctgctcaacctggccctcgctgacctgggctccatctgcaccactgtccccaaagccatgcacaattccctctgggataccagcaacatctcctacactggatgtgctgcacagggctttttctttctcttcttcatctcagcagagctttccctcctgaccatcatgtgctacgaccgctacgtgtccatctgcaaacccctgcactacgggaccctcctgggcagcagagcttgtgcccacatggcagcagctgcctgggccagtgcctttctcaatgctctcatgcacacggccaatacattttccctgcccctgagccatggcaatgccctgggccagttcttctgtgaaatccccaagatcctcaagctctcctgctccaaatcctatctCAGGGAACTGGGGCTTCTTGCTGTTACTGTGTGTTTAAATTtcggttgttttgtgttcattgttttctcctatgtgcagatcttcagggctgtgctgaggatcccctctgagcagggacggcacaaagccttttccacctgccttcctcacctggccgtggtctcTTTGTTTCTCAGCACTGGCATATtttcctacctgaagcccccctccatgtcctccccatccctgaatctggccctgtcagttctgtactcggtggtgcctccagccctgaaccccctcatctacagcctgaggaaccaggagctcaaggctgaagtgaggagactgatgactggatgctttcaggaacATTAA